The Amblyomma americanum isolate KBUSLIRL-KWMA chromosome 6, ASM5285725v1, whole genome shotgun sequence genome has a window encoding:
- the Rab8 gene encoding RAS oncogene family member Rab8 isoform X3, translating into MAKSYDFLFKLLLIGDSGVGKTSILFRFSDNKFDGSFISTIGIDFKIRIIEIDGKKIKLQIWDTAGQERFRTITTAYYRGAMGIMLVYDVTKENTFENIKTWIRNTDEHAAADVEKMILGNKCDMNELRQVSKERGEKLAIEHNIKFMETSAVSSINVEEAFYTLARDIKEKMERKAARAQPKPTGPHLQAMEPVRKRTRFTCTLL; encoded by the exons ATGGCGAAATCATACGATTTTTTGTTTAAGTTGCTTTTAATAGGAGATTCTGGAGTCGGTAAAACGTCAATTTTGTTCAGGTTCTCCGACAACAAGTTCGACGGAAGCTTCATATCAACAATAG GAATCGATTTTAAGATACGAATAATCGAAATCGACGGGAAGAAAATCAAGTTACAGATATG GGACACCGCCGGTCAGGAGCGCTTCCGCACGATAACGACCGCTTACTACAGAGGGGCCATG GGAATCATGCTCGTTTACGACGTCACAAAGGAAAACACGTTCGAGAACATAAAAACGTGGATCAGGAATACAGATGAG CATGCGGCAGCAGATGTCGAAAAAATGATTCTGGGCAACAAATGTGACATGAACGAGCTCAGACAAGTCTCCAAGGAGCGTGGAGAAAAG TTGGCGATCGAACACAACATCAAGTTCATGGAAACCAGTGCTGTGTCATCGATAAACGTGGAGGAGGCGTTTTACACTCTCGCGAGGGACATCAAGGAGAAAATGGAACGAAAG GCAGCCCGAGCGCAGCCCAAGCCAACCGGCCCCCACCTACAGGCCATGGAGCCAGTGCGGAAGAGGACCCGGTTCACATGCACTCTCCTATGA
- the Rab8 gene encoding RAS oncogene family member Rab8 isoform X2: MAKSYDFLFKLLLIGDSGVGKTSILFRFSDNKFDGSFISTIGIDFKIRIIEIDGKKIKLQIWDTAGQERFRTITTAYYRGAMGIMLVYDVTKENTFENIKTWIRNTDEHAAADVEKMILGNKCDMNELRQVSKERGEKLAIEHNIKFMETSAVSSINVEEAFYTLARDIKEKMERKVAARAQPKPTGPHLQAMEPVRKRTRFTCTLL; encoded by the exons ATGGCGAAATCATACGATTTTTTGTTTAAGTTGCTTTTAATAGGAGATTCTGGAGTCGGTAAAACGTCAATTTTGTTCAGGTTCTCCGACAACAAGTTCGACGGAAGCTTCATATCAACAATAG GAATCGATTTTAAGATACGAATAATCGAAATCGACGGGAAGAAAATCAAGTTACAGATATG GGACACCGCCGGTCAGGAGCGCTTCCGCACGATAACGACCGCTTACTACAGAGGGGCCATG GGAATCATGCTCGTTTACGACGTCACAAAGGAAAACACGTTCGAGAACATAAAAACGTGGATCAGGAATACAGATGAG CATGCGGCAGCAGATGTCGAAAAAATGATTCTGGGCAACAAATGTGACATGAACGAGCTCAGACAAGTCTCCAAGGAGCGTGGAGAAAAG TTGGCGATCGAACACAACATCAAGTTCATGGAAACCAGTGCTGTGTCATCGATAAACGTGGAGGAGGCGTTTTACACTCTCGCGAGGGACATCAAGGAGAAAATGGAACGAAAGGTG GCAGCCCGAGCGCAGCCCAAGCCAACCGGCCCCCACCTACAGGCCATGGAGCCAGTGCGGAAGAGGACCCGGTTCACATGCACTCTCCTATGA
- the Rab8 gene encoding RAS oncogene family member Rab8 isoform X1, with amino-acid sequence MAKSYDFLFKLLLIGDSGVGKTSILFRFSDNKFDGSFISTIGIDFKIRIIEIDGKKIKLQIWDTAGQERFRTITTAYYRGAMGIMLVYDVTKENTFENIKTWIRNTDEHAAADVEKMILGNKCDMNELRQVSKERGEKLAIEHNIKFMETSAVSSINVEEAFYTLARDIKEKMERKVLGSMMGAHKAARAQPKPTGPHLQAMEPVRKRTRFTCTLL; translated from the exons ATGGCGAAATCATACGATTTTTTGTTTAAGTTGCTTTTAATAGGAGATTCTGGAGTCGGTAAAACGTCAATTTTGTTCAGGTTCTCCGACAACAAGTTCGACGGAAGCTTCATATCAACAATAG GAATCGATTTTAAGATACGAATAATCGAAATCGACGGGAAGAAAATCAAGTTACAGATATG GGACACCGCCGGTCAGGAGCGCTTCCGCACGATAACGACCGCTTACTACAGAGGGGCCATG GGAATCATGCTCGTTTACGACGTCACAAAGGAAAACACGTTCGAGAACATAAAAACGTGGATCAGGAATACAGATGAG CATGCGGCAGCAGATGTCGAAAAAATGATTCTGGGCAACAAATGTGACATGAACGAGCTCAGACAAGTCTCCAAGGAGCGTGGAGAAAAG TTGGCGATCGAACACAACATCAAGTTCATGGAAACCAGTGCTGTGTCATCGATAAACGTGGAGGAGGCGTTTTACACTCTCGCGAGGGACATCAAGGAGAAAATGGAACGAAAGGTG TTGGGTTCCATGATGGGAGCACATAAG GCAGCCCGAGCGCAGCCCAAGCCAACCGGCCCCCACCTACAGGCCATGGAGCCAGTGCGGAAGAGGACCCGGTTCACATGCACTCTCCTATGA